The proteins below come from a single Cervus canadensis isolate Bull #8, Minnesota chromosome 2, ASM1932006v1, whole genome shotgun sequence genomic window:
- the ZNF687 gene encoding zinc finger protein 687 isoform X1 has protein sequence MGDMKTPDFDDLLAAFDIPDIDANEAIHSGPEENEGPGGSGKPEPSVGGESGEATATPAGDGPGGPAQASDHSLPPPDVSAVSVIVKNTVCPEQSESLAGSSGGEGARVGGVTKEGPLGPRLMQNGFGGPEPSLPGTPRSPAPPSGGTWKEKSLESKAPLDLFTHFGPEPGEHPDPLPPSAPSPPREGALTPPAFPSPFELTRENGPALLPPTSPPLLGSLKQESCSPLHPQSLAQPGSGTSLEATGVPASASPSQAAGVSFFKKSPGHQSPLASPKGPSCQPLKEEEDEGPGDKSSPGSPQSPSSGAEAADEDSNDSPASSSSRPLKVRIKTIKTSCGNITRTVTRVPSDPDPPAPLAEGGFLAEANLLKLSPATPAPEGPKVVSVQLGDGTRLKGTVLPVATIQNASTAMLMAASVARKAVVLPGGTATSPKTMPKNVLGLVPQALPKAEGRTGLGTGGQKVNGASVVMVQPSKPATGPGAAGGTVISRTQSSLVEAFNKILNSKNLLPAYRPNLSPPAEAGLALPPTGYRCLECGDAFSLEKSLARHYDRRSMRIEVTCNHCARRLVFFNKCSLLLHAREHKDKGLVMQCSHLVMRPVALDQMVGQPDITPLLAVPPALGPPALPTLGKGEGAVTTSAITAVAAEAPVLPLSTEPPTTPATSTYTCFRCLECKEQCRDKAGMAAHFQQLGPPAPGATSNVCPTCPMMLPNRCSFSAHQRMHKNRPPHVCPECGGNFLQANFQTHLREACLHFSRRVGYRCPSCAVVFGGVNSIKSHIQTSHCEVFHKCPICPMAFKSAPSAHAHLYTQHPSFHTQQAKMIYKCAMCDTVFTHKPLLSSHFDQHLLPQRVSVFKCPSCPLLFAQKRTMLEHLKNTHQSGRPGEETAGKGAGGALLTPKTEPEELAVSRAGTAAPTEESSSTSEEEEPPSSPEPPRPSKRPRRELGSKGIKGGGGGPGGWTCGLCHSWFPERDEYVGHMKKEHGKSVKKFPCRLCERSFCSAPSLRRHVRVNHEGIKRVYPCRYCTEGKRTFSSRLILEKHVQVRHGLPLGAQSPGRGSALARGPGARAQGPGRKRRQSSDSCSEEPDSTTPPAKSPRGVPGSGGHGPLRYRSGGSAEQSLVVGLRVDGGAQQCLDCGLCFASPGSLSRHRFISHKKKRGVGSASALGLGDGEEEAPPPSRSDPDGGESPLPGSGGPLTCKVCGKSCDSPLNLKTHFRTHGMAFIRARQGGSGDN, from the exons ATGGGGGACATGAAGACCCCTGATTTTGATGACCTCCTTGCTGCCTTTGACATCCCTGACATTGACGCAAATGAAGCCATCCACTCTGGGCCAGAAGAAAATGAGGGGCCAGGAGGCTCCGGGAAGCCTGAACCCAGTGTAGGAGGTGAATCTGGAGAAGCAACAGCAACTCCTGCCGGGGATGGCCCTGGGGGGCCCGCCCAGGCCTCTGACCATAGCCTGCCACCGCCGGACGTCTCAGCAGTCAGCGTCATCGTCAAGAACACTGTGTGTCCTGAGCAATCAGAGTCCCTGGCTGGGAGTtcaggaggggaaggggcccGGGTCGGGGGAGTGACGAAGGAAGGCCCTCTGGGACCTCGTCTGATGCAGAATGGTTTTGGGGGCCCTGAGCCATCCCTTCCAGGAACCCCACGCTCTCCAGCTCCTCCCAGTGGGGGTACCTGGAAAGAAAAATCCCTGGAAAGTAAAGCTCCGCTGGATCTGTTTACTCATTTTGGGCCTGAGCCAGGGGAGCACCCTgatccccttcctccctctgcaCCCTCCCCACCTCGGGAAGGGGCCCTGACCCCACCTGCTTTCCCCTCTCCCTTTGAGCTGACCCGGGAGAATGGCCCAGCCCTGCTGCCCCCCACTTCTCCCCCACTGCTGGGGTCCTTGAAGCAGGAAAGCTGCAGCCCCCTTCATCCCCAGAGCCTTGCCCAGCCAGGCTCAGGCACTAGTCTTGAGGCCACGGGAGTCCCTGCCAGTGCCTCCCCCTCCCAGGCGGCAGGGGTGTCCTTCTTCAAGAAGTCTCCGGGGCACCAGAGCCCGCTTGCCTCCCCTAAAGGGCCCAGCTGTCAGcccctgaaggaggaggaggatgagggaCCAGGAGACAAGTCTTCCCCGGGAAGTCCCCAGAGTCCCTCCAGTGGAGCTGAGGCTGCGGACGAGGACAGCAATGACTCCCCCGCCTCCAGCTCCTCTCGGCCCCTCAAGGTGCGGATCAAGACTATTAAAACATCCTGTGGAAATATCACAAGGACTGTAACCCGGGTCCCCTCAGACCCTGATCCCCCTGCCCCCTTGGCTGAGGGGGGTTTCCTGGCAGAGGCTAACCTCCTGAAGTTGTCCCCGGCAACCCCAGCCCCTGAGGGTCCGAAGGTGGTGAGTGTCCAACTGGGTGACGGCACAAGGCTCAAGGGCACGGTGTTGCCCGTGGCCACCATTCAGAATGCAAGTACTGCCATGCTGATGGCGGCCAGCGTGGCCCGCAAAGCGGTGGTTCTGCCTGGGGGCACTGCCACCAGCCCTAAGACGATGCCTAAGAATGTGCTGGGTCTGGTGCCCCAAGCTCTGCCCAAGGCTGAGGGGAGGACAGGGCTGGGGACAGGGGGGCAGAAGGTGAATGGCGCCTCGGTGGTAATGGTGCAGCCTTCTAAGCCGGCCACTGGGCCAGGGGCAGCGGGTGGCACGGTGATCTCACGGACCCAGTCCAGCCTGGTGGAGGCCTTCAACAAGATCCTCAACAGCAAGAACCTGCTGCCTGCCTACCGGCCGAACCTGAGTCCGCCGGCTGAGGCCGGGCTGGCCCTGCCACCCACGGGCTACCGCTGCCTCGAGTGTGGGGATGCCTTCTCATtggagaagagcctggcgagaCACTATGACCGCCGGAGCATGCGCATTGAGGTCACCTGCAATCACTGCGCCCGCCGCCTGGTCTTCTTCAACAAGTGCAGCCTGCTTCTGCATGCCCGCGAGCACAAGGACAAGGGGCTCGTCATGCAGTGCTCACATCTGGTCATGAGGCCGGTGGCCCTGGACCAGATGGTGGGGCAGCCGGACATCACGCCCCTGCTGGCTGTCCCACCTGCCCTCGGACCTCCAGCCTTGCCCACCTTGGGCAAGGGTGAAGGGGCTGTCACCACATCCGCCATTACTGCAGTTGCCGCCGAGGCCCCCGTGCTGCCGCTCTCAACGGAGCCACCTACCACGCCTGCCACCTCTACTTACACGTGCTTCCGCTGCCTGGAGTGCAAGGAGCAGTGCCGCGACAAGGCTGGCATGGCTGCCCACTTCCAGCAGCTCGGGCCCCCCGCCCCTGGGGCCACCAGCAAC GTGTGCCCAACCTGCCCCATGATGCTCCCCAACCGCTGCAGCTTCAGCGCCCACCAGCGCATGCATAAGAACCGACCTCCCCACGTTTGTCCTGAGTGTGGGGGCAACTTTCTGCAAGCCAATTTTCAGACCCATCTCCGGGAGGCCTGCCTACATTTCTCTCGCCGCGTAGGATACAG GTGCCCCAGCTGTGCAGTGGTATTTGGGGGTGTGAACTCCATCAAGTCCCACATCCAGACGTCACACTGCGAGGTTTTCCACAAGTGCCCCATCTGCCCCATGGCCTTCAAGTCTGCACCCAGCGCCCACGCCCACCTCTACACCCAGCATCCCAGCTTCCACACGCAGCAGGCCAA GATGATCTACAAGTGCGCCATGTGTGACACAGTCTTCACTCACAAACCCCTCCTCTCCTCACACTTCGACCAGCACTTGTTGCCCCAGCGTGTCAGCGTCTTCAAGTGCCCATCTTGTCCTCTCCTTTTTGCCCAAAAAAGGACCATGCTGGAACATCTCAAG AACACCCATCAGTCTGGGCGCCCGGGGGAGGAGACCGCTGGGAAAGGAGCTGGGGGTGCCCTTCTGACCCCCAAGACGGAGCCCGAGGAGCTGGCTGTGTCTCGGGCAGGGACCGCTGCCCCTACTGAGGAATCTTCTTCCACCTCAGAAGAGGAGGAGCCGCCCAGCTCCCCCGAGCCCCCTCGCCCAAGCAAACGGCCCCGGCGAGAACTGGGGAGCAAAGGCATCAAGGGCGGGGGGGGCGGCCCGGGAGGCTGGACCTGCGGCCTCTGTCACTCCTGGTTTCCTGAGCGTGACGAGTATGTGGGTCACATGAAGAAGGAGCACGGCAAG TCAGTGAAAAAGTTCCCCTGCCGCCTGTGTGAGCGCTCCTTCTGCTCGGCCCCCAGCCTGAGGCGCCACGTCAGGGTCAACCACGAGGGTATCAAGCGAGTTTACCCTTGCAG GTATTGCACAGAGGGAAAGCGCACCTTCAGCAGCCGCCTGATCCTGGAGAAACACGTCCAGGTCCGGCACGGCTTGCCGCTCGGGGCCCAGTCCCCTGGCCGGGGGAGTGCCCTGGCTCGGGGCCCTGGTGCCAGAGCCCAG ggcccGGGACGGAAGCGCCGCCAGTCCTCAGACTCCTGCAGTGAGGAGCCTGACAGCACGACACCTCCAGCCAAGTCCCCCAGGGGCGTACCCGGGTCGGGTGGCCACGGCCCCCTGCGCTACCGGAGCGGCGGCTCGGCAGAACAGAGCCTCGTGGTGGGCTTGAGGGTGGACGGTGGTGCCCAGCAGTGCCTCGACTGTGGCTTGTGCTTTGCCTCGCCTGGCTCCCTGAGCCGTCACCGTTTCATCAGCCACAAGAAGAAACGGGGTGTGGGGAGTGCCAGTGCCCTAggcctgggggatggggaggaagaggccCCTCCTCCTTCCAGGTCCGACCCAGATGGTGGAGAGTCACCCTTGCCTGGTTCAGGAGGCCCGCTGACCTGTAAGGTCTGTGGCAAGAGCTGCGATAGCCCTCTCAACCTCAAGACCCATTTCCGCACCCATGGCATGGCGTTCATCAGGGCTCGGCAAGGGGGCAGCGGGGACAACTAG
- the ZNF687 gene encoding zinc finger protein 687 isoform X2, whose protein sequence is MGDMKTPDFDDLLAAFDIPDIDANEAIHSGPEENEGPGGSGKPEPSVGGESGEATATPAGDGPGGPAQASDHSLPPPDVSAVSVIVKNTVCPEQSESLAGSSGGEGARVGGVTKEGPLGPRLMQNGFGGPEPSLPGTPRSPAPPSGGTWKEKSLESKAPLDLFTHFGPEPGEHPDPLPPSAPSPPREGALTPPAFPSPFELTRENGPALLPPTSPPLLGSLKQESCSPLHPQSLAQPGSGTSLEATGVPASASPSQAAGVSFFKKSPGHQSPLASPKGPSCQPLKEEEDEGPGDKSSPGSPQSPSSGAEAADEDSNDSPASSSSRPLKVRIKTIKTSCGNITRTVTRVPSDPDPPAPLAEGGFLAEANLLKLSPATPAPEGPKVVSVQLGDGTRLKGTVLPVATIQNASTAMLMAASVARKAVVLPGGTATSPKTMPKNVLGLVPQALPKAEGRTGLGTGGQKVNGASVVMVQPSKPATGPGAAGGTVISRTQSSLVEAFNKILNSKNLLPAYRPNLSPPAEAGLALPPTGYRCLECGDAFSLEKSLARHYDRRSMRIEVTCNHCARRLVFFNKCSLLLHAREHKDKGLVMQCSHLVMRPVALDQMVGQPDITPLLAVPPALGPPALPTLGKGEGAVTTSAITAVAAEAPVLPLSTEPPTTPATSTYTCFRCLECKEQCRDKAGMAAHFQQLGPPAPGATSNVCPTCPMMLPNRCSFSAHQRMHKNRPPHVCPECGGNFLQANFQTHLREACLHFSRRVGYRCPSCAVVFGGVNSIKSHIQTSHCEVFHKCPICPMAFKSAPSAHAHLYTQHPSFHTQQAKMIYKCAMCDTVFTHKPLLSSHFDQHLLPQRVSVFKCPSCPLLFAQKRTMLEHLKNTHQSGRPGEETAGKGAGGALLTPKTEPEELAVSRAGTAAPTEESSSTSEEEEPPSSPEPPRPSKRPRRELGSKGIKGGGGGPGGWTCGLCHSWFPERDEYVGHMKKEHGKSVKKFPCRLCERSFCSAPSLRRHVRVNHEGIKRVYPCRSEWTDG, encoded by the exons ATGGGGGACATGAAGACCCCTGATTTTGATGACCTCCTTGCTGCCTTTGACATCCCTGACATTGACGCAAATGAAGCCATCCACTCTGGGCCAGAAGAAAATGAGGGGCCAGGAGGCTCCGGGAAGCCTGAACCCAGTGTAGGAGGTGAATCTGGAGAAGCAACAGCAACTCCTGCCGGGGATGGCCCTGGGGGGCCCGCCCAGGCCTCTGACCATAGCCTGCCACCGCCGGACGTCTCAGCAGTCAGCGTCATCGTCAAGAACACTGTGTGTCCTGAGCAATCAGAGTCCCTGGCTGGGAGTtcaggaggggaaggggcccGGGTCGGGGGAGTGACGAAGGAAGGCCCTCTGGGACCTCGTCTGATGCAGAATGGTTTTGGGGGCCCTGAGCCATCCCTTCCAGGAACCCCACGCTCTCCAGCTCCTCCCAGTGGGGGTACCTGGAAAGAAAAATCCCTGGAAAGTAAAGCTCCGCTGGATCTGTTTACTCATTTTGGGCCTGAGCCAGGGGAGCACCCTgatccccttcctccctctgcaCCCTCCCCACCTCGGGAAGGGGCCCTGACCCCACCTGCTTTCCCCTCTCCCTTTGAGCTGACCCGGGAGAATGGCCCAGCCCTGCTGCCCCCCACTTCTCCCCCACTGCTGGGGTCCTTGAAGCAGGAAAGCTGCAGCCCCCTTCATCCCCAGAGCCTTGCCCAGCCAGGCTCAGGCACTAGTCTTGAGGCCACGGGAGTCCCTGCCAGTGCCTCCCCCTCCCAGGCGGCAGGGGTGTCCTTCTTCAAGAAGTCTCCGGGGCACCAGAGCCCGCTTGCCTCCCCTAAAGGGCCCAGCTGTCAGcccctgaaggaggaggaggatgagggaCCAGGAGACAAGTCTTCCCCGGGAAGTCCCCAGAGTCCCTCCAGTGGAGCTGAGGCTGCGGACGAGGACAGCAATGACTCCCCCGCCTCCAGCTCCTCTCGGCCCCTCAAGGTGCGGATCAAGACTATTAAAACATCCTGTGGAAATATCACAAGGACTGTAACCCGGGTCCCCTCAGACCCTGATCCCCCTGCCCCCTTGGCTGAGGGGGGTTTCCTGGCAGAGGCTAACCTCCTGAAGTTGTCCCCGGCAACCCCAGCCCCTGAGGGTCCGAAGGTGGTGAGTGTCCAACTGGGTGACGGCACAAGGCTCAAGGGCACGGTGTTGCCCGTGGCCACCATTCAGAATGCAAGTACTGCCATGCTGATGGCGGCCAGCGTGGCCCGCAAAGCGGTGGTTCTGCCTGGGGGCACTGCCACCAGCCCTAAGACGATGCCTAAGAATGTGCTGGGTCTGGTGCCCCAAGCTCTGCCCAAGGCTGAGGGGAGGACAGGGCTGGGGACAGGGGGGCAGAAGGTGAATGGCGCCTCGGTGGTAATGGTGCAGCCTTCTAAGCCGGCCACTGGGCCAGGGGCAGCGGGTGGCACGGTGATCTCACGGACCCAGTCCAGCCTGGTGGAGGCCTTCAACAAGATCCTCAACAGCAAGAACCTGCTGCCTGCCTACCGGCCGAACCTGAGTCCGCCGGCTGAGGCCGGGCTGGCCCTGCCACCCACGGGCTACCGCTGCCTCGAGTGTGGGGATGCCTTCTCATtggagaagagcctggcgagaCACTATGACCGCCGGAGCATGCGCATTGAGGTCACCTGCAATCACTGCGCCCGCCGCCTGGTCTTCTTCAACAAGTGCAGCCTGCTTCTGCATGCCCGCGAGCACAAGGACAAGGGGCTCGTCATGCAGTGCTCACATCTGGTCATGAGGCCGGTGGCCCTGGACCAGATGGTGGGGCAGCCGGACATCACGCCCCTGCTGGCTGTCCCACCTGCCCTCGGACCTCCAGCCTTGCCCACCTTGGGCAAGGGTGAAGGGGCTGTCACCACATCCGCCATTACTGCAGTTGCCGCCGAGGCCCCCGTGCTGCCGCTCTCAACGGAGCCACCTACCACGCCTGCCACCTCTACTTACACGTGCTTCCGCTGCCTGGAGTGCAAGGAGCAGTGCCGCGACAAGGCTGGCATGGCTGCCCACTTCCAGCAGCTCGGGCCCCCCGCCCCTGGGGCCACCAGCAAC GTGTGCCCAACCTGCCCCATGATGCTCCCCAACCGCTGCAGCTTCAGCGCCCACCAGCGCATGCATAAGAACCGACCTCCCCACGTTTGTCCTGAGTGTGGGGGCAACTTTCTGCAAGCCAATTTTCAGACCCATCTCCGGGAGGCCTGCCTACATTTCTCTCGCCGCGTAGGATACAG GTGCCCCAGCTGTGCAGTGGTATTTGGGGGTGTGAACTCCATCAAGTCCCACATCCAGACGTCACACTGCGAGGTTTTCCACAAGTGCCCCATCTGCCCCATGGCCTTCAAGTCTGCACCCAGCGCCCACGCCCACCTCTACACCCAGCATCCCAGCTTCCACACGCAGCAGGCCAA GATGATCTACAAGTGCGCCATGTGTGACACAGTCTTCACTCACAAACCCCTCCTCTCCTCACACTTCGACCAGCACTTGTTGCCCCAGCGTGTCAGCGTCTTCAAGTGCCCATCTTGTCCTCTCCTTTTTGCCCAAAAAAGGACCATGCTGGAACATCTCAAG AACACCCATCAGTCTGGGCGCCCGGGGGAGGAGACCGCTGGGAAAGGAGCTGGGGGTGCCCTTCTGACCCCCAAGACGGAGCCCGAGGAGCTGGCTGTGTCTCGGGCAGGGACCGCTGCCCCTACTGAGGAATCTTCTTCCACCTCAGAAGAGGAGGAGCCGCCCAGCTCCCCCGAGCCCCCTCGCCCAAGCAAACGGCCCCGGCGAGAACTGGGGAGCAAAGGCATCAAGGGCGGGGGGGGCGGCCCGGGAGGCTGGACCTGCGGCCTCTGTCACTCCTGGTTTCCTGAGCGTGACGAGTATGTGGGTCACATGAAGAAGGAGCACGGCAAG TCAGTGAAAAAGTTCCCCTGCCGCCTGTGTGAGCGCTCCTTCTGCTCGGCCCCCAGCCTGAGGCGCCACGTCAGGGTCAACCACGAGGGTATCAAGCGAGTTTACCCTTGCAG GTCTGAGTGGACTGACGGTTGA